One Methylosinus sp. C49 DNA segment encodes these proteins:
- a CDS encoding multicopper oxidase domain-containing protein yields MPFNCSRRAFVRGVAATLISLEARAEPPAAGPKTLTARKGTARLLPEPAQATEIWGFEGKAPGPLLRFAQGDELAVGLANGLDKPLSIHWHGMRGDNAMDGVAPLTQAEVGPGGRFDYRRKLVDAGLFCYRPSVFGATPELCGRGLKGLVVVDEPKPLEADADLLLVLDDWRLDKNGAIEGDFVSAAAAAGAGRIGTLVAVDGASAPARRDFAPGARIRLRFANLANARIMFVGFDNIQPFVVAVDSQPCDAFEPVRRTIPAAPGARFELLFDLPQAENAAAKLILRGMGGEPDRELAILTTHGAKAAPRPPIAALPQNPLLPIEIKLQAAKKVDLTLEPPAASGAPWRINGAPSKAYGGPPLFQVKRGAPVTLGFVNRSDVVAVMHVHGHCVRLLHDLDDGWEPYWRNGVVVPPGKTKHVAFVADSPGKWAVHDDILEHEAAGLAAWFEVK; encoded by the coding sequence ATGCCCTTCAATTGCTCACGCCGCGCCTTTGTTCGCGGAGTCGCCGCGACTCTCATCTCGCTCGAGGCTCGCGCCGAGCCGCCTGCCGCCGGCCCGAAAACGCTGACGGCGCGCAAAGGGACGGCTCGGCTGCTGCCGGAGCCGGCCCAGGCGACGGAGATTTGGGGATTCGAGGGGAAGGCTCCGGGGCCGCTGCTGCGCTTCGCTCAGGGCGACGAGCTGGCGGTCGGCCTCGCCAATGGCCTCGACAAGCCACTCTCCATCCATTGGCACGGCATGCGCGGCGACAACGCCATGGACGGCGTCGCGCCGCTCACCCAGGCGGAAGTCGGACCGGGCGGGCGTTTCGACTATCGCCGGAAATTGGTCGACGCCGGCCTCTTCTGCTATCGGCCGTCGGTTTTCGGTGCGACGCCGGAACTCTGCGGCCGCGGGCTGAAGGGCCTCGTCGTTGTCGACGAGCCCAAGCCACTGGAGGCCGACGCCGATCTTCTGCTCGTGCTCGACGATTGGCGGCTGGACAAGAATGGCGCGATCGAGGGCGATTTCGTCTCTGCCGCCGCAGCCGCCGGGGCAGGGCGCATCGGAACGCTGGTGGCGGTGGACGGCGCCTCGGCGCCGGCGCGGCGCGATTTCGCGCCGGGCGCGCGCATTCGCCTGCGCTTCGCAAATCTCGCCAACGCGCGAATCATGTTCGTCGGCTTCGACAATATTCAGCCCTTCGTCGTGGCCGTGGACAGCCAGCCCTGCGACGCCTTCGAGCCCGTGCGCCGCACCATTCCCGCCGCGCCCGGAGCGCGATTCGAGCTGCTGTTCGATCTTCCGCAGGCCGAGAACGCCGCCGCCAAGCTGATTCTGCGCGGCATGGGCGGAGAGCCCGACCGCGAGCTTGCGATCCTCACCACGCACGGCGCTAAGGCGGCTCCGCGCCCGCCGATCGCGGCGCTGCCGCAAAATCCCTTGCTGCCGATAGAGATAAAGCTGCAGGCGGCCAAGAAGGTCGATCTCACCTTGGAGCCGCCCGCCGCGTCCGGCGCGCCCTGGCGCATCAATGGCGCGCCCAGCAAGGCCTATGGCGGTCCGCCTCTGTTCCAGGTGAAGCGCGGCGCGCCGGTGACGCTCGGCTTCGTCAATCGCTCTGATGTCGTCGCCGTGATGCATGTCCACGGACATTGCGTGCGGCTTCTGCACGATCTCGACGATGGCTGGGAGCCCTATTGGCGCAATGGCGTCGTCGTGCCGCCGGGCAAGACCAAGCATGTCGCCTTCGTCGCCGACAGCCCCGGCAAATGGGCCGTGCATGACGATATTCTCGAGCACGAGGCGGCGGGGCTCGCCGCATGGTTCGAGGTGAAGTGA
- a CDS encoding EAL domain-containing protein, giving the protein MTKRQIEDVAAEDQKYEIYADLVETLFGTPGSFVAGIGAGLLVAVIAWLTTGDLVYFGFVLALLLISAYRIHVLIAHTRTPVEQRRRDARRWELRYAIGGVSFMTVVGVTAAVLFNAHHSEMVAYYGVVLMTGCAGALAGRNAGRPHIVLGQVIGVCAPLAITCLFNFSIWYWGLTGIIVLGIVSVESTTKFLNSVLESALRNGRDADTQRRRFKSALNSMTHGLCMGRADKSLTVVNRRMYEFFGLDSDTMPKDLATLTRMIGESANISREDTQVFLEQWTSRASLPRTDVFSREIGDRIFDFRCEPADNGAFVTVVEDVTEQRRAAREIERIAHFDTLTSLANRFQFQQRLERDLRHIRKRGLSLALLCIDLDQFKEVNDTLGHTIGDRLLCAVAERLRECVRSVDMVARFGGDEFCILMHPTIETPPADALARRVIEAIGRPYVVEGHTIVIGASVGLCIAPRDAISVEGLLKCGDLAMYHSKAAGRRQAIWFETSMEDALVSKRRIERELREALRTEALEVHYQPIYDARDQTISTCEALTRWRHPQLGYVPPSSFIPIAEETGMIVELGEWVLRRACRDAHLWPSAARVAVNFSSRQFQQPDMIERVRSALDAAGLAPSRLEIEITESTLMQDTEDAAAKIAGLRAIGVRLSLDDFGTGFSSLGYLNRFPVDKVKLDRSFVSELSVSSKTQAIVGAVSLLTAELGIDLVAEGVETHEQRALLLAKNVHLMQGFLFSMAKPQAELAQIFSGVARGGKLKVVA; this is encoded by the coding sequence ATGACGAAACGACAGATCGAGGATGTCGCGGCGGAGGATCAGAAGTACGAGATCTATGCCGATCTCGTCGAGACGCTGTTCGGCACGCCGGGCTCCTTTGTCGCGGGCATAGGCGCGGGATTGCTGGTCGCCGTCATCGCATGGCTCACCACGGGCGATCTCGTCTATTTCGGCTTCGTGCTGGCTCTGCTGCTTATCAGCGCCTATCGCATCCATGTGCTGATCGCTCACACGCGCACGCCTGTCGAGCAGCGCCGGCGGGACGCCCGGCGATGGGAGCTGCGCTACGCGATCGGCGGCGTGAGCTTCATGACGGTCGTCGGCGTGACCGCGGCCGTGCTGTTCAACGCTCATCACAGCGAGATGGTGGCTTATTACGGCGTTGTGCTGATGACAGGATGCGCCGGCGCGTTGGCGGGGCGTAACGCGGGCCGGCCGCACATCGTCCTCGGGCAGGTCATCGGCGTCTGCGCGCCTTTGGCCATCACCTGCCTCTTCAACTTCTCGATCTGGTACTGGGGGCTGACCGGCATCATCGTGCTCGGCATCGTCTCCGTCGAGTCCACCACGAAATTTCTGAACTCGGTGCTGGAGTCGGCGCTGCGCAACGGCCGCGACGCGGACACGCAGCGTCGGCGTTTCAAGTCCGCCTTGAACAGCATGACTCACGGCCTGTGCATGGGTCGGGCCGACAAGTCGCTCACCGTCGTCAATCGTCGAATGTATGAGTTTTTCGGCCTCGATTCGGACACGATGCCGAAAGATCTCGCCACGCTGACGCGCATGATCGGCGAGAGCGCGAACATCTCGCGCGAGGACACGCAGGTTTTCCTCGAGCAGTGGACGTCGCGCGCCTCGCTTCCGCGCACGGATGTCTTCTCCCGCGAGATCGGCGATCGCATCTTCGATTTTCGCTGCGAGCCGGCCGACAATGGCGCCTTCGTCACCGTCGTCGAGGATGTGACCGAGCAGAGACGCGCGGCGCGCGAGATCGAGCGGATCGCGCATTTCGATACTTTGACCAGTCTCGCCAATCGTTTCCAGTTCCAGCAGCGGCTGGAGCGCGATCTACGGCATATTCGCAAGCGCGGGCTCAGTCTCGCGCTTTTGTGCATCGATCTCGATCAGTTCAAGGAGGTCAATGACACGCTCGGACATACGATCGGCGACCGGCTCCTCTGCGCGGTCGCCGAACGTCTGCGCGAATGCGTGCGCTCGGTCGATATGGTGGCGCGCTTCGGCGGTGACGAGTTCTGCATCCTCATGCATCCGACGATCGAGACGCCGCCGGCCGACGCGCTGGCGCGCCGCGTCATAGAGGCGATCGGCCGCCCCTATGTCGTCGAGGGACACACGATCGTCATCGGCGCCAGCGTCGGCCTCTGCATCGCGCCGCGGGACGCGATCTCCGTCGAGGGGCTGCTGAAATGCGGCGATCTCGCAATGTATCATTCCAAGGCCGCCGGACGACGGCAGGCCATATGGTTCGAGACGTCGATGGAGGATGCGCTGGTCAGCAAGCGGCGCATCGAGCGCGAGCTGCGCGAGGCGCTCAGGACCGAGGCGCTCGAGGTTCATTACCAGCCCATCTACGACGCGCGCGACCAAACCATCTCGACCTGCGAGGCGCTGACGCGCTGGCGCCACCCGCAATTGGGCTATGTGCCGCCGTCCTCCTTCATCCCGATCGCCGAAGAGACCGGGATGATCGTCGAGCTGGGCGAATGGGTGCTGCGCCGCGCTTGCCGCGACGCGCATCTTTGGCCGTCGGCGGCGCGGGTTGCGGTGAATTTCTCGTCGCGGCAGTTTCAGCAGCCGGACATGATCGAGCGCGTCCGCAGCGCGCTCGACGCCGCCGGGCTGGCGCCGAGCCGGCTCGAGATCGAGATCACGGAATCGACGCTGATGCAGGACACGGAGGACGCCGCCGCCAAGATCGCGGGGCTGCGCGCGATCGGCGTCCGCTTGTCGCTCGACGATTTCGGTACCGGCTTCAGCAGCCTCGGCTATTTAAATCGTTTTCCAGTCGACAAGGTGAAGCTCGATCGCAGCTTCGTCTCCGAGCTCAGCGTCTCCAGCAAGACGCAGGCGATCGTCGGCGCCGTCTCGCTGCTGACCGCGGAGCTCGGCATAGATCTCGTCGCGGAAGGCGTCGAGACGCATGAGCAGCGCGCGCTGCTGCTCGCCAAGAATGTGCATCTGATGCAGGGCTTCCTGTTCAGCATGGCCAAGCCGCAGGCGGAGCTGGCGCAGATTTTTTCCGGCGTCGCGCGCGGCGGCAAGCTGAAGGTCGTCGCCTGA
- a CDS encoding ABC transporter ATP-binding protein — translation MTVLELSGVARHYREGDGRLDILIGADLTLAAGETVALIAPSGAGKSTLLHIAGLLERADDGEVLIAGLATSDMSDNERTGLRRSTIGFVYQFHHLLPEFTALENVALPQAINGLDRREAERRAAELLDYLRLGERAKHLPSQLSGGEQQRVAIARAVANAPRVLLADEPTGNLDPRTAQHVFATLMTLARNTGLAALVATHNLDLADQMDRRVTLSDGRLVELA, via the coding sequence ATGACAGTTCTCGAGCTTTCCGGCGTCGCCCGCCATTATCGCGAAGGCGACGGGCGTCTGGACATTCTCATCGGCGCCGATCTCACGCTCGCGGCCGGCGAGACGGTGGCGCTGATCGCGCCTTCAGGCGCCGGCAAATCCACTCTGCTGCATATCGCCGGCCTGCTGGAGCGCGCCGATGATGGCGAGGTGCTCATCGCCGGGCTGGCGACCTCCGACATGAGCGATAATGAGCGCACCGGCCTGCGCCGCTCGACGATCGGCTTCGTCTATCAGTTCCATCATCTGCTGCCGGAATTCACCGCGCTCGAGAATGTCGCGCTGCCGCAGGCGATCAACGGGCTGGATCGCCGCGAGGCGGAGCGGCGCGCGGCGGAACTGCTCGATTATCTGCGGCTCGGCGAGCGGGCGAAGCATTTGCCCTCGCAACTATCGGGCGGCGAGCAGCAGCGCGTCGCCATCGCTCGCGCGGTCGCCAATGCGCCGCGTGTTCTGCTCGCCGACGAGCCGACGGGCAATCTCGATCCACGCACCGCGCAGCATGTTTTCGCGACCTTGATGACGCTGGCGCGCAACACCGGCCTCGCCGCGCTGGTGGCGACGCATAATCTCGATCTCGCCGATCAGATGGACCGCCGCGTCACGCTCAGCGACGGCCGTCTCGTCGAGCTCGCCTGA
- a CDS encoding enoyl-CoA hydratase has product MNAVVSKNDITSAVAAETYVSPSDFSDPLDFIRQRSSLEIHRMDDLDTILVSKLACGFDRDSIDGLTLLLRKISEGHLPGLKYLVFDFAHCDDSTAVAAEGFDELASATARLILDAPVISIAWARTYLNGADLDFALSCSMMVADRYARFCFEADLASAIGVYGALAQKLGFVKAERLMENGEILTAEQMQELCLVKHIVENGEGLLGAESYVRQCGRRYNASYSMFRAQRISAPPVRRVETAPAASRRV; this is encoded by the coding sequence ATGAATGCGGTAGTTTCGAAGAACGACATCACCTCCGCTGTCGCCGCTGAGACTTATGTTTCCCCTTCCGACTTCTCGGATCCGCTGGATTTCATCCGACAGCGCTCGTCGCTGGAGATCCATCGCATGGACGATCTGGATACGATCCTGGTGAGCAAGCTCGCCTGCGGTTTCGATCGCGACAGCATCGACGGGCTGACCTTGTTGCTGCGCAAAATTTCCGAAGGCCATCTGCCCGGTCTCAAATATCTGGTTTTCGACTTCGCGCACTGTGACGATTCCACGGCCGTCGCCGCGGAAGGCTTCGACGAGCTGGCGTCGGCGACCGCGCGGCTCATTCTCGATGCGCCCGTCATATCGATCGCATGGGCAAGGACCTATCTGAACGGGGCGGATCTCGACTTCGCCCTCTCCTGCTCCATGATGGTGGCCGACCGCTATGCGCGCTTCTGCTTCGAGGCCGATCTCGCCTCGGCCATCGGCGTCTATGGCGCGCTGGCGCAGAAGCTCGGCTTCGTGAAGGCGGAGCGGCTGATGGAGAATGGCGAGATCCTCACCGCCGAGCAGATGCAGGAGCTCTGCCTCGTCAAGCATATCGTCGAGAATGGCGAAGGCCTGCTGGGCGCGGAGAGCTATGTGCGGCAATGCGGGCGCCGCTACAACGCCTCCTACAGCATGTTCCGCGCGCAGCGCATCAGCGCCCCGCCGGTGCGCCGGGTGGAGACGGCCCCGGCCGCGAGCCGGCGGGTCTGA
- a CDS encoding crotonase/enoyl-CoA hydratase family protein, protein MTEAFEFDIKKPEDFPHWEFDHIDLEYDSVTRAVWMNYKASSPPFYAMQTLSDMASVRESLRYMHALDGFARFPVRYFVMSSNKKSVFSLGGDLVTFTSSIRGGRRDRLIAYAHACIDLIYSLVCGLWLPIVSLSAVRGQCLGGGFEAALASDFILAEESAKLGVPEASFNAFPGMGAVSLLTRRLGVAQAERIIGSGAIYSASEMLELGAIDLMTPDGTLRQAADAWMLEGGDERWARRCALAEARRSCFPVTRDELIEITDLWADCSTALSDQDLRHMERLAAAQKRMATSSGAADDGRSR, encoded by the coding sequence ATGACCGAAGCTTTCGAGTTCGACATCAAGAAGCCGGAAGATTTTCCGCATTGGGAGTTCGATCATATCGATCTCGAATATGATTCCGTGACGCGCGCCGTATGGATGAATTACAAAGCGTCGTCGCCTCCCTTCTATGCGATGCAGACGCTCTCGGACATGGCGAGCGTTCGCGAATCGCTTCGGTATATGCATGCGCTCGACGGCTTTGCGCGGTTTCCGGTCCGCTACTTCGTGATGAGCTCGAACAAGAAATCGGTGTTCAGCCTCGGCGGCGACCTCGTGACCTTCACCTCGTCTATCCGTGGCGGCCGGCGGGACCGTTTGATCGCCTATGCGCATGCCTGCATCGATCTCATCTATTCGCTGGTCTGCGGCCTCTGGCTGCCGATCGTCTCGCTCTCCGCCGTGCGCGGCCAATGTCTCGGCGGCGGCTTCGAGGCCGCGCTCGCCTCGGATTTCATCCTGGCGGAGGAGAGCGCCAAGCTGGGCGTGCCGGAGGCGAGCTTCAACGCTTTTCCGGGAATGGGGGCAGTGTCGCTGCTCACGCGGCGGCTCGGCGTCGCTCAGGCGGAACGAATTATCGGCTCCGGGGCGATCTATTCGGCGAGCGAGATGCTCGAGCTCGGCGCCATCGATCTGATGACTCCCGACGGCACTCTGCGGCAGGCCGCCGACGCCTGGATGCTCGAGGGCGGCGACGAGCGTTGGGCGCGCCGTTGCGCGCTCGCCGAGGCACGGCGAAGCTGCTTTCCCGTCACCAGGGACGAGCTGATAGAGATCACCGATCTCTGGGCGGATTGCTCGACCGCGCTGAGCGACCAGGATTTGCGGCATATGGAGCGGCTCGCCGCCGCCCAGAAGCGAATGGCGACCTCGAGCGGAGCGGCGGACGACGGCCGTTCCCGTTAG